TTCATCAAATTATTCAATTGATTAATGTCTTTTATTTCAAGAGTCAAATTAATAATAGCTAATCTTTCTTTATTTGTTCTAGCATTTAAAGAAGATACAAATAAATTAGCTTCAGATAATAAAATGGTTATTTCTGACAATAACCCTGGTCTATCTGTTCCTTTTACTTGTATTTCAGCTTGATATGATGTCTTATCTTCTTTAGCCCACTCTACATGTATAAATCTCTGATCTTTTCCTAAATCTAAAATATTAGGACAATCACTCCTATGAACAGATACTCCTCTTCCTCTAGTTATATATCCCTTGATATCATCACCTGGAACAGGGTTACAACATCTTGCAAACCTTACTTTTACATTATCAATACCACTTATATTTATCCCTTGATTTTGCTTTCTTTTCCTTTTTGATTTAACTTGATTATGAACTTTTACAGGCTCATCATCTTTTTTATAATATTCCTTATGGTATTCTTTTAGTTTGGTTGTAATTTGTGCAAGTGTTATACTTCCAAACCCTAATGCTGCATATAAATCATCTATTTTATTAAAACTTAATTTTTCAACTACTTTTTCTAACCACTCATCTTTTAATATTTCTGTAAGTTTATATCCTTCTCTTTTTACTTCCTTTTCAAGTTTATCTCTACCTTTTATTATATTGTCAGATTTTTCTTCTTTTTTAAACCACTGCTTTATTTTGCTCTTGGCTTGGGAGCTTTTAACAATTTTTAACCAGTCTCTACTTGGCCCATTACTATTTGGAGAAGTAAGTATTGTAATAATATTTCCATTTTTAAGTTTATAATCAAGAGGAACTATCCTTCCATCAACTTTCGCTCCTACACATTTATTACCAACTGCAGTATGAACTCTATATGCAAAATCTATAGGTGTACTTCCTGCAGGTAAATTTATAACATCTCCTTTAGGAGTGAATACAAACACTTCATTTGTAAAAAGATCTATCTTTAAAGATTCCATAAACTCTTTTGGATCTTTAGTTTCTTTTTGCCACTCCATCATCTGTCTTAACCAAGAAAGTTTTTTATCAAAATTATTCTCATCTTTGTTTCCTTCTTTATATTTCCAGTGTGCTGCTATACCATATTCAGCTGTTCTGTGCATATCCCATGTTCTTATTTGGATTTCAAATATTTCTCCACTTGGTCCTATAAGTGTAGTATGAAGTGATTGGTACATATTTTGCTTTGGCATAGCTATATAATCTTTAAATCTTCCTGGTATAGGTTTCCACATTGTATGAACAATACCAAGAACACCATAACAATCTTTAATAGAATTAACAATTACCCTTATTGCAGTTAAATCAAATATCTGTTCAAAGGTTTTATTTTGATAAACCATCTTTCTATAAATACTATAAAAATGTTTTGGCCTACCACTTATTTCAG
The DNA window shown above is from Senegalia massiliensis and carries:
- a CDS encoding RelA/SpoT family protein, whose translation is MSVERLIEKIKQYNPQADIEKVRKAYNFAKSAHEGQLRNSGEDFIIHPVNVAMILADINMDVSTIIAGLLHDVIEDTENSYDLVKEEFGKEVANLVDGVTKLKKIQYKTKEERKAENLRKMVVAMAKDIRVIIIKLTDRLHNMRTLEYMSDEKKKEKALETLEIYAPIANRLGIFRIKWELEDLSLRYIDPEGYYDLVDKVSKKRKEREEYINKVIDKLDNKLNEVDIESEISGRPKHFYSIYRKMVYQNKTFEQIFDLTAIRVIVNSIKDCYGVLGIVHTMWKPIPGRFKDYIAMPKQNMYQSLHTTLIGPSGEIFEIQIRTWDMHRTAEYGIAAHWKYKEGNKDENNFDKKLSWLRQMMEWQKETKDPKEFMESLKIDLFTNEVFVFTPKGDVINLPAGSTPIDFAYRVHTAVGNKCVGAKVDGRIVPLDYKLKNGNIITILTSPNSNGPSRDWLKIVKSSQAKSKIKQWFKKEEKSDNIIKGRDKLEKEVKREGYKLTEILKDEWLEKVVEKLSFNKIDDLYAALGFGSITLAQITTKLKEYHKEYYKKDDEPVKVHNQVKSKRKRKQNQGINISGIDNVKVRFARCCNPVPGDDIKGYITRGRGVSVHRSDCPNILDLGKDQRFIHVEWAKEDKTSYQAEIQVKGTDRPGLLSEITILLSEANLFVSSLNARTNKERLAIINLTLEIKDINQLNNLMKRFKRIRGVLDVYRVTS